In Novipirellula caenicola, a single genomic region encodes these proteins:
- a CDS encoding rhamnogalacturonan acetylesterase, producing MMMHRNTHSLTRWIAMLALLASVAHLPSAATAADAFTIFMIGDSTMADKPLIPENPERGWGQLLPLYFNPNVTIDNHATNGRSSKSFRSEGRWDGVLQRIQPGDYVIIQFGHNDEKSDQARHTDPFGSYTENLRRYAKEASELGAIPILATPVVRRVFDDKGVLQPTHGEYPEAVRKLANEIDVPLLDMTLRSRELLKRLGKARSEQLFIWTVPGEYSRFPEGNSDNTHFNALGATRMCDLAVAEIQAKVPELAAHLKGSR from the coding sequence ATGATGATGCATCGAAACACCCACTCGCTAACTCGCTGGATTGCTATGCTCGCCTTGCTGGCCAGCGTTGCCCATTTGCCGTCCGCCGCGACGGCGGCGGATGCATTTACGATTTTCATGATCGGCGACTCGACGATGGCCGACAAACCGCTGATCCCCGAAAATCCCGAGCGAGGCTGGGGACAATTGCTGCCGCTCTATTTCAATCCCAATGTCACGATCGATAACCACGCCACGAATGGACGCAGTTCAAAGAGTTTTCGTAGCGAAGGACGCTGGGATGGGGTGCTGCAGCGGATTCAGCCGGGCGACTATGTGATCATTCAGTTCGGACACAACGACGAAAAATCCGATCAAGCTCGCCACACCGATCCGTTCGGCAGCTACACCGAAAATCTACGGCGTTATGCGAAAGAAGCGAGTGAACTCGGCGCGATTCCCATTCTGGCGACGCCCGTCGTGCGACGAGTTTTCGACGACAAAGGGGTACTGCAACCTACCCACGGCGAGTATCCCGAAGCGGTTCGCAAGCTCGCCAACGAGATCGACGTGCCGCTGTTGGACATGACGCTTCGATCGCGTGAACTACTCAAACGGCTTGGCAAAGCGAGATCGGAGCAACTGTTCATCTGGACGGTTCCAGGCGAATACAGTCGCTTTCCCGAGGGCAACTCGGACAACACTCATTTCAATGCACTCGGCGCGACCCGGATGTGCGACTTGGCCGTCGCCGAAATCCAAGCCAAGGTCCCCGAGTTGGCGGCACATTTGAAGGGCAGCCGCTAA
- a CDS encoding glycoside hydrolase family 15 protein has product MDRRPLKPDFSVIASVNLSLGGFEELEQRNKGNDMMSGNRQDPILSVDATNMASQLQGIRQRLDQYGTFQMPVLETGLYPAASVAGSEREYTNYQLVWVRDNIHIAHQMLVIGNDAAAARTVEALCRFFAKYRHRLQPSSDNQLEIDRPHVRFDGKTLSELDSDTPSGAGWNHKQNDALGYYVWLFAKLVASGKLRPTSGQLEILALLIHFFSRIEYWQDEDSGHWEEWPKIEASSIGVVVAALQAVQEICEIPGVQETLRNHGIDHRFLEKLIRPGTAALHEILPNECIQGNGKQRDVDSALLFLIYPLEIVEGDMADQILSRVTSQLQGAIGIARYKQDSFWSPGYKQQFDEKDRTDAVSADDKRSHLQVRRGTEAQWCIFDPIISCIYAQRFQASGDPEDLALQLRYLNRSLQQLTSLDSPFGAYKCPEAYYIEDLDTGDWVANDSTPLLWSQANLRLALHFAEITAKQLPSP; this is encoded by the coding sequence ATGGATCGCCGTCCGCTAAAACCTGATTTCAGTGTCATCGCCTCGGTTAATCTCAGCCTCGGAGGCTTTGAAGAACTCGAGCAACGCAACAAAGGCAACGACATGATGTCCGGCAATCGTCAAGATCCGATTTTATCGGTGGACGCTACGAATATGGCCAGTCAGCTGCAAGGGATCCGGCAGCGGCTTGACCAATATGGCACGTTCCAGATGCCAGTCTTGGAGACCGGACTCTACCCGGCGGCAAGCGTCGCGGGCAGCGAGCGTGAATACACCAACTACCAGCTGGTATGGGTGCGTGACAATATTCACATCGCGCATCAGATGTTGGTGATTGGCAACGACGCAGCCGCCGCCAGAACGGTCGAGGCGCTGTGCCGCTTCTTTGCAAAGTACCGCCATCGCTTGCAGCCTTCGTCTGACAACCAACTTGAAATCGACCGTCCGCATGTTCGCTTTGATGGGAAAACCCTCTCGGAACTTGATTCAGACACTCCATCGGGTGCGGGCTGGAACCACAAGCAGAACGATGCCCTCGGGTACTACGTTTGGTTGTTTGCCAAGCTTGTCGCTAGCGGAAAGCTAAGACCCACGTCGGGACAACTTGAAATACTTGCCCTGCTGATCCACTTTTTCTCGCGTATCGAGTACTGGCAGGATGAAGACAGCGGCCACTGGGAAGAATGGCCCAAGATCGAGGCTTCCAGCATCGGGGTGGTGGTTGCTGCGCTACAAGCAGTCCAGGAAATCTGTGAGATTCCTGGAGTGCAAGAAACGCTGCGCAACCACGGCATTGATCACCGCTTCTTAGAGAAACTTATTCGACCAGGCACCGCAGCACTTCACGAAATCCTGCCCAATGAGTGTATTCAAGGCAATGGCAAACAGCGGGATGTGGACTCGGCGCTGCTGTTTCTGATCTATCCGCTGGAGATCGTCGAGGGTGACATGGCCGATCAGATCCTGTCGCGGGTGACCTCGCAGTTGCAAGGAGCGATTGGCATCGCTCGCTACAAGCAGGACAGTTTTTGGTCGCCGGGATACAAGCAACAGTTTGACGAAAAAGATCGCACCGATGCCGTGTCCGCCGATGATAAACGCAGCCATCTACAGGTGCGGCGAGGAACCGAGGCACAGTGGTGCATCTTCGATCCGATCATTTCATGCATTTACGCCCAGCGATTCCAAGCGTCCGGCGATCCAGAGGACTTAGCGCTGCAGCTGCGTTATCTGAATCGCTCGCTACAGCAGCTGACTTCGCTCGATAGTCCCTTCGGCGCGTACAAATGTCCCGAAGCGTACTACATCGAGGACTTGGACACGGGCGACTGGGTAGCAAACGACTCGACGCCACTGCTGTGGAGTCAAGCCAATCTGCGTCTCGCACTCCACTTCGCCGAGATCACCGCAAAACAATTGCCATCACCGTAG
- a CDS encoding DUF1552 domain-containing protein encodes MLSRRKMLQGLAASTGAAFGVSLTPERLLASSTTTTTPKRIVFFMQNQGFDPKTCIPAGMKHSGSLANAKLPEPISALEPYKERLHIINGLHGLHTSPSHSAFFGALGGYRGSDGVPPSASTIDYELSKALPQTLLPHLCIGMDSIENMKSKPTIATLSASGAGSPIFMHSNPNHLYQMLYGGISSGDIRLQHEARSSVLSQVEMLAAAKGQSLPAEDGRRYGQYVQGFRDVNGLRDRLDTVADHLRKFAPKVDERYAAPEFETDWHDRLLDLGISALTSGITNTLTIGSGRGEIFGAWKGLGIDQQGHNLGHMEQPDNPIWIKIRQYNSRMLVRIMEKLESVPEGSGTMMDNTLIVYTSNNADKQHTNGANWPVMLLGNLDGAFKSGCFTQLDGKRPINALYTSLLRAAGQNVDRFNMDDKMAKKFDDSNGPLKEVLA; translated from the coding sequence ATGCTCAGCCGTCGAAAAATGCTCCAAGGATTGGCCGCCAGCACGGGGGCCGCATTTGGCGTCTCACTGACGCCGGAACGTCTTTTGGCATCGTCCACCACAACCACGACGCCGAAACGCATCGTCTTCTTTATGCAGAACCAGGGCTTCGATCCGAAGACCTGTATTCCCGCTGGGATGAAACACAGCGGATCGCTGGCGAACGCCAAGCTTCCCGAGCCCATCAGCGCACTGGAACCCTACAAAGAACGGCTGCACATCATCAACGGTCTGCACGGTCTGCACACCAGTCCCTCGCATAGTGCTTTCTTTGGCGCGCTCGGCGGCTATCGTGGCAGCGACGGGGTACCGCCAAGTGCATCGACGATCGATTACGAATTGAGCAAGGCGTTGCCACAAACGCTTCTGCCTCACTTGTGTATCGGCATGGACTCGATCGAGAACATGAAATCCAAGCCGACGATTGCAACGCTGTCGGCCAGCGGCGCCGGTTCGCCAATCTTTATGCATTCGAATCCGAATCACCTCTACCAAATGCTGTACGGTGGAATCTCCTCGGGCGACATCCGGCTGCAACACGAAGCTCGGTCCAGTGTGCTGAGCCAAGTCGAAATGCTGGCCGCCGCCAAGGGACAATCGCTTCCTGCGGAGGATGGCCGACGTTACGGCCAATACGTCCAGGGATTCAGGGATGTCAACGGATTGCGAGATCGTTTGGACACGGTTGCGGACCACTTGCGAAAATTTGCTCCGAAGGTTGACGAGCGATATGCGGCGCCGGAGTTCGAAACCGATTGGCACGACCGCTTGCTGGACCTGGGCATCTCGGCGCTGACCTCAGGCATCACCAATACGCTGACGATCGGTTCGGGTCGCGGCGAGATCTTTGGTGCATGGAAGGGATTAGGCATCGATCAACAGGGACACAACCTGGGGCACATGGAACAGCCCGACAATCCAATTTGGATCAAGATTCGCCAGTACAACAGCCGCATGCTGGTACGGATCATGGAGAAATTAGAAAGCGTGCCCGAAGGCAGCGGCACGATGATGGACAACACGCTGATTGTTTACACCAGCAATAATGCGGATAAACAGCACACCAACGGTGCCAATTGGCCTGTCATGCTGTTGGGTAACCTGGACGGCGCGTTCAAATCGGGTTGCTTTACACAGCTGGATGGCAAACGTCCGATCAACGCACTCTACACGTCGCTGCTGCGAGCCGCGGGTCAGAACGTCGATCGCTTTAACATGGACGACAAGATGGCCAAGAAGTTTGACGACAGCAACGGTCCGCTGAAGGAAGTGCTGGCATGA
- a CDS encoding DUF1588 domain-containing protein, whose amino-acid sequence MAERTNGKSIRLCLTLILLLFSLAPAVHAETYTPGQPINKDFDSFAKSFLVNHCVDCHGEYDPEGGLSLEDLGEVDEINASTWTSVWAQVALNEMPPPDMTQPEVIERLQFSDWVVNELSRVLRDKGGFHAHRDPNKGNFVDHELLFGQLPDGIELRPTSSPARIWRVTPEEHITRLNELINTEPEFDPKKPGLRTRGDAVPTNHGGELKLYFGTDRIIFWQGGTVAYATAVKSVPAVLSSARDHGLENYPDFYTVNSAEATQIMGMAGDIIRYMMDGPLSIAHPYQITDDPKSIADKMKGDLRGLPTSLVYSTKVVRPLTPVYDLMNEEGVTDERVRAAVDFLFEALTFRPPSKTESDAYVQIVNQSIDKLGKKDGAVLGLSSIFLDRDALFRPELAAYGKPDAYGRVMLQDWELGLAVNHALRYIQPDEALRDAIVGGRMRTRADVEREVRRMLADDSIRKPRILQFFRDYFDYDQGGYICKDTKALADTGADSRGVNHYRAMFDATASTDRLIEMILQEDKDVLKQLLTTDKVVASERDNIYFGRQRSKEERAASIAAERKAAAEVAKQAAAELEAWKQANPGKKPPAKKPTRRTYVHHGVEQADLSGPTIYARVGRRSFGRGSMEPERTLATAPEGERLGILTHPAWLVSHSDAMDNHAIRRGRWIQERLLGGGIPDVPITVDAMLPDEPKSTLRERMRVTREDYCWTCHKKMDPLGLPFEMYNHAGLYRELELEEPVDTTGEIIDSGDPSLDGEVGNAIELIERIAESERAEQVFVRHAFRFWMGRNETLNDAPVLQAAHRAYKQSGGSMNELLVSLLTSDAFLYRTRSDAALADTH is encoded by the coding sequence ATGGCAGAAAGGACAAACGGGAAGTCGATCCGACTTTGTCTCACCTTGATCCTATTGCTGTTCAGCCTGGCCCCCGCAGTCCACGCGGAAACCTACACGCCTGGCCAGCCGATCAACAAAGACTTTGACAGCTTTGCCAAGTCGTTTCTCGTCAACCACTGCGTCGACTGCCACGGCGAATACGATCCCGAAGGCGGGTTATCGCTCGAGGATTTGGGCGAGGTGGATGAGATCAACGCCAGCACTTGGACGAGCGTTTGGGCCCAGGTCGCCTTGAACGAGATGCCGCCGCCGGACATGACGCAGCCCGAGGTGATCGAGCGACTGCAGTTCTCGGACTGGGTCGTCAACGAACTCTCGCGGGTTTTGCGAGACAAGGGTGGTTTTCATGCTCACCGCGATCCCAACAAAGGCAACTTCGTCGATCACGAACTGCTATTCGGACAACTGCCTGATGGAATCGAACTGCGACCGACCTCCTCGCCCGCCCGTATCTGGCGAGTGACCCCCGAGGAACACATCACTCGGCTGAATGAACTGATCAATACCGAGCCCGAATTCGATCCTAAAAAACCGGGTCTGCGGACACGCGGCGACGCCGTTCCGACCAACCACGGCGGCGAACTGAAGCTTTACTTTGGAACCGATCGTATCATCTTTTGGCAAGGCGGGACGGTTGCCTATGCCACGGCGGTCAAGAGTGTCCCCGCTGTTCTGTCGTCGGCGCGCGATCATGGGCTGGAAAACTACCCCGACTTCTACACCGTCAACAGTGCCGAAGCGACACAGATCATGGGGATGGCTGGCGACATCATTCGCTACATGATGGACGGCCCACTAAGCATTGCCCATCCTTACCAGATCACCGACGACCCTAAATCGATCGCCGACAAAATGAAGGGCGATCTGCGTGGTTTGCCAACAAGCCTTGTCTATAGCACCAAGGTCGTTCGCCCGCTGACGCCGGTCTATGACCTGATGAACGAAGAAGGTGTGACGGACGAGCGAGTACGTGCGGCGGTCGACTTCCTATTCGAGGCATTGACGTTCCGCCCGCCGAGCAAAACCGAGTCCGACGCTTACGTGCAAATCGTCAATCAATCGATCGATAAGCTTGGCAAGAAAGACGGCGCCGTACTGGGGCTGTCGTCCATCTTCCTTGATCGCGATGCGCTATTTCGGCCCGAGTTGGCTGCGTATGGCAAACCGGACGCGTATGGCCGCGTTATGCTGCAAGACTGGGAATTGGGATTGGCCGTCAATCACGCGCTGCGGTACATCCAACCCGATGAAGCACTGCGTGACGCGATTGTCGGTGGACGCATGCGTACCCGAGCCGACGTCGAGCGTGAAGTGCGGCGGATGCTGGCAGACGACAGCATCCGTAAACCAAGGATCCTGCAATTCTTTCGCGACTACTTTGATTACGACCAAGGTGGGTACATTTGCAAAGATACAAAAGCGCTTGCCGATACCGGTGCGGACAGCCGAGGCGTGAACCATTACCGCGCCATGTTTGATGCAACGGCCAGCACCGATCGTTTGATCGAAATGATTCTGCAGGAAGACAAAGATGTGCTGAAGCAATTGCTGACCACCGACAAGGTTGTCGCTTCCGAACGCGACAACATCTACTTTGGCCGACAGCGCAGCAAGGAAGAGCGAGCCGCGTCGATTGCTGCGGAGCGAAAAGCTGCGGCGGAGGTAGCAAAACAAGCCGCGGCGGAACTCGAAGCCTGGAAACAAGCCAACCCCGGCAAAAAACCACCGGCAAAGAAACCGACCCGACGAACGTACGTCCATCACGGCGTTGAGCAAGCGGACCTTTCGGGGCCAACGATCTATGCTCGCGTCGGTCGACGTAGTTTTGGCAGAGGATCGATGGAACCGGAACGCACGCTGGCCACCGCCCCCGAAGGCGAGCGGCTAGGCATCCTGACGCATCCCGCTTGGCTTGTTTCGCACTCTGATGCAATGGACAATCACGCCATCCGCCGCGGCCGCTGGATCCAAGAGCGACTGCTCGGCGGCGGCATTCCCGATGTCCCAATCACCGTGGACGCGATGCTGCCGGATGAGCCCAAGAGCACGTTACGTGAGCGGATGCGGGTCACCCGCGAAGACTACTGTTGGACATGTCACAAAAAAATGGATCCGTTGGGATTGCCGTTTGAGATGTACAATCACGCGGGGCTGTATCGCGAGCTGGAACTCGAAGAACCGGTGGATACAACAGGCGAGATCATCGATTCGGGCGATCCGAGTTTGGATGGCGAAGTCGGCAATGCGATCGAGTTGATCGAGCGAATCGCTGAGAGCGAGCGAGCCGAGCAGGTCTTCGTTCGTCACGCATTCCGCTTCTGGATGGGCCGCAACGAAACGCTCAACGACGCCCCCGTTCTGCAAGCGGCTCACCGCGCGTACAAGCAGAGCGGAGGCAGCATGAACGAGCTGCTTGTTTCGCTGCTCACCTCCGACGCATTCCTCTACCGCACCCGCAGTGATGCAGCGCTAGCCGATACGCACTAG
- a CDS encoding DUF2235 domain-containing protein gives MVKNIVVCCDGTGNQFDSDQTNVLRLHYSLVIDAQRQVAFYQPGVGTFSPSMALTRPGRAFSKVMGLAFGAGYRKTIEDAYWYIAQHYQPGDRICLFGFSRGAYAARVVAALLHSVGILQPGNRQLVQYAMAEIELRRGRRLDFAHLGRFRKQFSQRFEEKPFLFLGLWDTVSSVSWAYDYLSYAFTASNPSVDVIRHAVSIDEHRAFFTQNLFKRRKHQDFKEVWFAGVHSDVGGGYPKDESGLAKTALEWMLVQARDVGGVLLDDSRVERVLAEGSSPDHAGPIHRSLTWKWWCAEFFPKQTYPSPIPLPHLFRRRKPTSRSARESDSGTCRIHQSAVRRYNDTLLQYKPSNWPDEFEIEPESRYALKS, from the coding sequence TTGGTAAAAAATATCGTGGTTTGCTGCGACGGAACGGGGAACCAATTCGACAGCGATCAAACCAATGTGCTCCGGCTGCACTACTCGCTTGTCATTGATGCGCAGCGGCAGGTCGCCTTCTATCAGCCTGGGGTTGGTACTTTCAGTCCAAGTATGGCGTTGACCCGTCCCGGCCGAGCATTCAGCAAAGTGATGGGACTCGCATTCGGAGCCGGCTATCGTAAGACGATCGAAGACGCTTACTGGTATATCGCACAGCACTATCAGCCTGGGGACCGAATCTGTTTGTTCGGATTTAGTCGCGGCGCCTACGCGGCTCGTGTTGTGGCCGCACTGTTGCACAGCGTGGGAATCCTGCAGCCGGGAAACCGGCAACTCGTACAATACGCGATGGCAGAGATCGAGTTGCGGAGAGGACGCCGTTTGGACTTTGCCCATCTTGGCCGCTTCCGAAAACAATTTTCACAGCGATTCGAGGAAAAACCGTTCCTATTCTTAGGACTCTGGGACACAGTGTCTTCCGTGTCGTGGGCATACGATTATTTGTCGTACGCGTTTACCGCCAGCAATCCGAGCGTTGATGTCATCAGACATGCAGTTTCGATCGACGAGCATCGAGCATTCTTCACGCAAAATCTATTCAAACGTCGGAAGCATCAAGACTTTAAAGAAGTTTGGTTTGCGGGGGTGCATAGCGATGTCGGTGGCGGGTACCCCAAAGACGAAAGTGGTTTGGCGAAGACGGCCTTGGAATGGATGCTGGTGCAAGCACGTGATGTTGGCGGCGTCTTGCTCGACGATTCACGAGTGGAACGTGTGCTCGCCGAAGGCAGTAGCCCTGATCACGCGGGGCCGATTCATCGTTCGCTAACTTGGAAATGGTGGTGTGCAGAATTCTTTCCGAAGCAGACCTACCCGTCGCCTATTCCGCTTCCCCACCTGTTTCGGCGGAGGAAACCAACAAGCCGATCGGCCAGAGAATCCGATTCAGGGACGTGTCGGATCCATCAGTCAGCAGTGCGGCGATACAATGACACGCTCTTGCAATACAAGCCTTCCAATTGGCCAGATGAGTTCGAGATCGAACCCGAGTCCCGATACGCATTGAAGTCGTGA